The Oscillatoria acuminata PCC 6304 genomic interval ATTTTACTCCCTTCAGTCTATGGGCTAGGCCGAGTGCTATTTAACCCCAAAATCGGCGTCTGGGCGGCAGCTTTATGTCTGATGTTTCCTGGTTTATATCATGCCCGTCTGGATTTTATCCTCGATTTTCCCTTGACTACTCTGGTTACTTTTTCTTTCTATTCTCTAACCCTGTGGAAGGTCACAGAATCGTTAGAATTTGCCCCTGTACCCTCAGAAAATCTCCCTCAACATGACGTTTCCTTTTTTCTGAAGTCTCCCACTTGTCAATCTTGGTTTTGGGCAATTGTCTTGGGATTATCCGTCGGGTTGTCCCTGATGATCAAACAAACTGCTTTATTCTTTCTAATCACGCCGATTGTCTGGGTAATTGTGAGTACGATTAGAGGCCGGCGTTGGGTCAGATTCCTACAGTTAATGATGGCGGCATTCCTAACGGGGTTGGTGATGTATCCTTGGTATGGCACAAATTGGTTGCTGGTGTTTACGGGTAGTCAACGTGCGGCAATTCAGGCGGCAGTGGCAGAAGGTGACCCGGCGATTTATACTCTTCCCGCTTGGACGTTTTATGGGGAACAACTCCCTAATCATGTATCCTGGCCGTTTCTGCTGGTTCCGGTGGCGGGTTTTCTGTTCTATGGGTGGCGGTCCCGAGGCGATCGCCCCTTCACTCCGTTAACGGCAGAGTTGCAAAATCCTGTTTGGAGAAACCATTTTAATTCTCCATTCAAATGGTTGGCCATTTTTTGGGTCGGGTCTTATGTATTATTTTCTTTAATTCTGAATAAAGATTTTCGCTATGTCTTACCTTATCTGCCGGTTGTTTCTTTAGTGTTAGCTTATGGATTGATGCTGTTTCCCCGCAATTGGGGAAAATGGGTGCGTTGGGGGACTTGTACTGCGGCGCTGGTGTTGATTTTGGCGGATGTGTGGCCGGTGTATGAGTGGCATCCGGATATTGTGGCCTCTCATCATGCCTATCGGGGACCGGATTGGCCGCATCAAGAGGCGATCGCAGAAATTATGGAAACTACTCCCTATTTGCGATCGACTTTGGGGGTGTTACCTTCGACGCCGATGATTAATCAGCATAATTTGAATTATTATGGGAATTTGCAACAGTTTCAAGTGTATGGTAGGCAGGTGGGTACAAGGCGATCGCACGTTGTCCAAGATGCCCGATCGCTAGATTGGTTTTTGACCAAGACGGGAAATCAAGGTTCGGTCCCGACTGAGGCACAAGGGGCGATCGTGGAATTGGTGGAAACTGGCGGGGAATTTGATTTACAGGCGAGTTGGCCGTTACCCGATGAGAGTACCCTCAATTTGTATCATCATCGTCTGCCGATGGTTACAGTTGAGGCAGTGGAGGCATCTGCAACAGAGGGAATGATTACCCTCGATCGCGTGACGGTTCCGGCGCAATCTCCTCCTGGGGTGTCGGTTCCGGTGACTTATGAATGGACGGGAGATTGGGACTCGTTGCGGGATGGGGTGGTTATCTTAACTTGGCAATTGCAGAATTCAGCAGCATCTCCCTCCTTGCGTGAGTCTTGGTTGCATGATCATGGGATTGGCAAAGGTGAGTTACAAGCGGTAACGGCACCGTTACAGGCGAAGGTGATAGAACGGATGGCGATGTTACCGCCAGCGGATGTGACAGCGGGAACTTATACCTTGGCGGCGACTTATTTGAATCGAAAAACTGGGGAAACTCAGGCGATTGATGTGCCTGGGGTGGCGATCGCTATCAATCCGGCAGCAGCAGCGACTCCGGCACCGGAACTGGATTGGAGCACGCAATTGCGATCGCTGTCTGCCGCATTACCCCAAGGACCGGAGGCGTTGGGATTTATTTTTGATGACATGGGACGAGTGAATCAATATGACCCCATTCAAGATTATCTGATTCAAGCGGAAAAATCCTTGGAATATCGGTTAGAACAAGAGCCAAACAATGTAGAATTAGCTTATAATTTAGCCTTTAGTCAGGTTTTGCAGCAGGATGTGGATGGGGCAATTGCGGCGTTTGAACGAGTGGTGCAATTGGATTCAGAAAATCCTTATGCTCATGCTTATTTAGGATTTGTGAATCTCTATGGTTGGCATCCGCGACAAGGAGACCCTGCGATTAAACGAGCGCTTGAATTAGGACCGAATGGGGTAGAAGTCCAGTTGCTGTATGGAATTTCAGCCTTGATGCAGGGGAATATTTTCGCCACTTGGTCTCGATTGCGGGGGTTTGTTCCGCCTTTTTTGCAATTTGGGGTTTTGTTGATGGGATGGATGATATTGTTTCTATTAGGGGTAATTTTTGTGGGGATTGGGGTTAAGTATCGGAAGGTTTTTAAGAAGGGATTTCAGTAATCCACCTAGAGAGCTAGATGTAAGGTGATGCGAGGGACACTTACATCTGGCTCTCTCCCGTTCTAACTGGCAAGATTCAGAAGAAAAATGCGAGGCGATCGCCTTGAAAGTGAGTTAGAGTGCTACTTCTTCAATGTCAGAAAAAGCCGGACTGCGATCGCCTTGATCCAACCGGAACCCAGAATCGCCTCCACGCTGACAGCGGGTGAGAAAGGGACAAGTGTAACAGATTCCCTCCGTTACAGCAACTTGGGGAAATGGCTTTCTGCTTTCATAGTCTGCGGTCCAACTGTTTAATTGATTTAATAAGTGAGTGAGAGATTGTGCAGTTTCTTGATGCTTCAGGCGATTGTAATAGAATGTCCAAGATTCGCACTTGGACTGGCGATCATCGCCGGTTTCGGCAGATTGCACAAACCAATAGGTCATGGTAATGTCTTCCGGTGCATAATCGCTGGTTTCTGCTAACACAAATGGATACAAGCGGGTTTGCCAGTTTTCTTCTAGGGTGCGGTCTTTTTTGGGTAGGGGATAGGTTTTCCAATCCAAGATTTGAGCACTGAATTCATCGGCAATTATTAAATCATAAATAACCGTGAATAAATACCCTTGAAAATTCATAATGCGCCGATGTTCCGCTGCCCGAAATTGTTGCTTTCCTAAAGACTCCGGTTCAAATAGGTTAGGTGCAGCCTCCAATAACCCCTGATAACACCGTTGCATTTGTTCATCAGCTTGCAGCAACACTTCCACGGGTAAACCGAGTTCCCTTTGTTGCATTAACAGGTGAAACTGACTCCCCCAAGCCATTTTTTCCCGTTGATCCGGGGTGACGGGAGAAGAGAGATGTTCCAGATAAGTATATTGAAACTTGCGCGGGCAAGTTTGCAGCATATTCAGTTGGCCTTGGGAGAGGCGATTTTGACTATGGACGGGGAAATCTTCTCGGGTTGCCTGGGGATTCATCATGATTTGGTTAATACAAAAACACTATCTTTATTTCCTCTTCCAATCCGTAAGTCGCAGTCGAGATAGGTGATATCTAACCACCCTTGTTGTTCTCCGCTGGGAATTTGGAAATCTAGGGCGAGAAATTTTTTGCCGGTTTCGATTTGGTCGATGAAAGCATTGGGGGATTGATACCCAATCAGACGCTGTAATCCGGCAACGGCCCGCTCAAATTTGACATCAACTCGCCGTTCAGAAACGACTTCAAATCGAGCCGCTACGCTAACTAAAACATCTAAGGAAGGAAGTCCAGAAATTTCGGCAATATTATAAATTTTCCCTTGACTGGGACGCACGCATTGATAAATTTGGCCTAAACTTGCCAAGGGAAAGCGATCGAGACGGAGGAGTTCGTCGCTAGTGGTGTACAGCAGTCGCCAATTTCCCCCTAAGAGATCCGTTGCTTCCACGGGACGGGGAGTGGGGTTGCGGTCCTCCAGTTGGGAAACCGCTGCTAGAATGGCTTGTTTTTGGGAGGGGGTGGCGAGTATTCCGCGATTTTTCCCGGCGATCGCCTCTAATAATTCTGTTTTGCCAATCATTCAGACTTCCTCAACTTCAACTCAGCAGCTTCTACCATTATGGAGGCCATTCTGTTGCCGATGCAGGGGATATTAATTCTTTCTCGGTCCAAAACCGGGGGAATGACTCGATTTCCGATAAAATTATCAAGGGGTACTGTTACGGGTCAGCCGGTCGTCATAGGAAGGGGTCACTCCCTGGGACACCCACTCCCCACACAGTTTGCCCGATCTCGTTAAGTTTGAGCGACTTTACTTTCAGGAGTTTTAGATGTACAACCCGTCTCTACGCGAAGAATCTCGTTATAAAATTGCTGATGTGATTCCTTTGCAACAAGAAACGTCTATCCTTGATTGGCTAGAATCCAATGGTCGCTTGATTGCCCGGGAAGAAAAAGAGAGTGAGTATGCCATTGATGAAGAAGAAATTGCTGCACTCATGTCTGTAGAAGACAATACCTACGATGACGATGATGATGATAATGAGTTAGTTGAGGAAGACTAAACTGCTGACTTGCCGGATTAACTTATCCCCGGTTTTTTGAGTCTGGAGGCGAAGAGACCTAACCCCCCAACCCCCTTCCCTCTTAGGGAAGGGGGAGCCGGAAAGGCGCTTACAGCAATAAAAAAAGTTCCTTATTCTCCCTCTCCTTGTAGGAGAGGGTCGGGGAGAGGTCTCTTGATTCTCCCTCTCCTCTTAGGAGAGGGCCGGGGAGAGGTCTCTTGATTCTCCCTCTCCTCTTAGGAGAGGGCCGGGGAGAGGTCTCTTGATTCTCCCTCTCCTTGTAGGAGAGGGCCGGGGAGAGGTCTCTTGGCCTATACCCCTCCCGCTTGAACCTGTTGTTCGGTTTTGGAGCATTTTATATGGAGATTCACCGGAGAAGCGATCGCCGAGCTTGGAGTAACAGTCTGTGTGGAGTGAGGATATTAAATCAGTGGACGCAAAAATGGGATCGGTTCAGTCGTTGAACCTGTCAGGAACTCGTTTATTTTGGCTCTTAACCGTTGCCGTGACTGGGGCATCGCTCATCCTGGATGGGTTGAGTGGGAGAATCGCCAATCTCGGCGAAACCTTGACCCTCCCCCTGTTTGCCTGTACTTTGGCAACTGTTGCTGTTGGGTACTGGGTGGTTCCCGCCCTGCAACGACTCAAAACTGGACAAGTGATTCGAGAGGATGGTCCTCAAAGTCATTTGAAAAAAGCAGGCACTCCGACAATGGGCGGGGTGTTTTTTATTCCGGTGGCAACCCTGGTGGCGCTGATTTGGTCGGGGTTTGCACCGGAGGCGACTGCGGCAGTCGCCCTCACCCTCAGTTATGGTTTTATTGGCTGGTTGGATGACTGGCAAATTCTCCGGCGCAAGTCCAATAAAGGCATTTCTCCCAAAATGAAATTGGCCTTACAATTCGGTTTCGGCGCACTCTTTTGTTTGGGATTAGCGTTAACTCAACCCCCAACAATTACCAATATTACCCTCCCCTTTGGCATCGTTTTGCCTTTAGGTTTCTTCTTCTGGGTCCTAGCCGAATTTGTCCTGGTGGCAGAAAGTAATGCCACAAATTTAACCGATGGCGTGGATGGATTGATGGGCGGAACTGGGGCAGTCGCCTTTTTGGGATTAGGTGCATTAGTCGCCTCCACCCATCCCAGTTTAGCAATTTTCTGTGCTTGCATTAGTGGTAGCTGTCTCGGTTTTCTCGCCTATAATCGCAACCCAGCGCGAGTCTTTATGGGGGATACGGGTTCCCTTGCCTTGGGCGGGGCCTTAGCTGCCGTTGCCCTCACCAGTGATAGTCTCTGGGCGTTATTTATCATCAGTGGACTGTTCTTTGTGGAATCTCTTTCGGTAATTGCCCAAGTGCTTTATTATAAAGCGACTAAAGGACCAGATGGCATTGGCAAGCGCTTATTTAAAATGGCTCCGATTCATCATCATTTAGAACTGAGTGGCTGGTCAGAATTGCAAATCGTCGCTGCATTTTATGTGATTTGTGGGGTTCTGGCTATCCTCGGTCTAACTTTAGGTTAATTCGCGTTCAGCTTCGGCGCAATGACTCCTCTCCGATGGCGCACGATTGTGCGCCATTGTCATTTAAAATCAGTTAAAATCATGATTTTATAAATTCTGATGAATACTCAATCCATATCTCAACCGATGCCTCCCTCGTTTTTGCCCCAGGTATCCGTCGTGGTGCCAGTTTATAATGGCGAAAAAGATTTACCGGAATTGATAGACTGCCTGCGATCGCAAACTTATCCCCCACAGAAAGTAGAGTATATTCTGGTGGATAATAATAGCAGCGATCGCACCCCGACCCTCCTCCAAGAGGCAGTTCAAAATACCCCGGAAATCACCCTTCGTCCCTTAAGCGAACCGCAAATCCAAAGTTCCTACGCCGCCCGTAACACCGGCATCCGCGCCGCCACCGGGGAATTCATCGCCTTCACCGATGCCGATTGTCGTCCTGAACCCAACTGGTTATTCTCCTTAATTCAGCCCTTTATTAACCCCCAAATTGGAATTGTGGTGGGAGAAATTGCCGCATTCCCGGGAAATAACATCCTAGAACAATATGCGGAACGGGAAGAAACCCTCTCCCAAAAACATACCTTAGCTCATCCCTTTTGTCCCTATGGACAAACGGCAAATCTGGGTATTCGCCGGTCTATTTTTAGCGAAATCGGATTATTTCGCAGTTACCTCACCACAGGAGGAGATGCGGACATCTGCTGGCGAATCCTCAGAGAAACGGAATGGAGGTTAGAATTTGCCCCAACTGCGATCGTCAAACATCGACATCGGACAACCTTGAAAGAGTTACAAAGTCAATGGCGCAGATATGGCAAATCCAATCGCTACTTACATCAACTCCACGGGATTGATTTGACGAGAGAGTTGGACCAACGGGAATATCTTTATCGATTAAGTCGCTGGGTTTTAAAAGAGTTACCCCTGAATACCTTAAAAGCAGTTACCAAAAAAGCCACCCTCGCCGATATCCTCTCGACTCCCATCGGATTAATCTGTATCCAAGCGCGATCGCAAGGTCAAAGAGAAGCTAACCTATCAGAAACAGCGCGAAAAATTGATTCCCTATAACCACGAATGTAGGGGCGATTCTCGAATCGCCCGCTCGTTCCGGATGGGGTTGCCACGGGACAAACAACTCACCCCCTCTGATGCAACTGTCGCGCCAATGCCAAATCAAAATAACTCGCCTCACCGGCATCCCCAGATAAAACCGTAAATGGTTCATCCGGTTCCCCCAGAGAATCTATTACCAATTCTGCCCCAGAAAAATCTTGCTTGCGGGTATAATTATTAACTGTAATCACCGTTTTCACCCCCGCAGATTGAGCCGCTAATAACCCTTGATTAGAATCCTCGATCGCCAAGCAATCTTCCGGTTGTAAATTTAAAGCCTGGAGTGCATATTGATAGACATCCGGTTCAGGTTTTTTAACCGGAACCATATCCCCAGCAGCAATCACTTCAAACCAACTCGGACCATCCGGCGAAATTGCACTTTTTAACAACGCCTCTACATTATGGGGATCAGAAGTCGTGGCGATCGCCAAGCGCACTCCCTCCCGTTGCGCTTCCTGCATTAACCGCATCACCCCAGGACGTAAGGGAATTCTATCTACCACCAACTGACCAAAATATTTATTTTTAATCTCATGGACATCAAAAACAAACTGATCTAAATCCTGATTGGGAATCGGAAAATCTGACTGATACTGCTCCACATAATGCTGGATTCGTTCCTTCCCTCCGCCAATCTCTAGTAATTCTCCATAAAACTCGACCGACCATTCCCAATCTAATCCCGCCTCCTTAAATGCCCGGTTAAACGCGGGACGATGAGCATCTCGTTCCGTTTCAGCCAGAGTCCCATCCACATCAAAAATCAAAGCACGAAGTTCACTCATCACCAATCCTTTTAAAAATATTTAACCACAGATTACCCTAATTATCACAAAATTAATCAGTGAAAATCAGTGTAATCTGTGGTTCCCATCTCAGCCATATTTCAGGTCTTAAA includes:
- a CDS encoding PD-(D/E)XK nuclease family protein, whose translation is MMNPQATREDFPVHSQNRLSQGQLNMLQTCPRKFQYTYLEHLSSPVTPDQREKMAWGSQFHLLMQQRELGLPVEVLLQADEQMQRCYQGLLEAAPNLFEPESLGKQQFRAAEHRRIMNFQGYLFTVIYDLIIADEFSAQILDWKTYPLPKKDRTLEENWQTRLYPFVLAETSDYAPEDITMTYWFVQSAETGDDRQSKCESWTFYYNRLKHQETAQSLTHLLNQLNSWTADYESRKPFPQVAVTEGICYTCPFLTRCQRGGDSGFRLDQGDRSPAFSDIEEVAL
- a CDS encoding PAP/fibrillin family protein: MIGKTELLEAIAGKNRGILATPSQKQAILAAVSQLEDRNPTPRPVEATDLLGGNWRLLYTTSDELLRLDRFPLASLGQIYQCVRPSQGKIYNIAEISGLPSLDVLVSVAARFEVVSERRVDVKFERAVAGLQRLIGYQSPNAFIDQIETGKKFLALDFQIPSGEQQGWLDITYLDCDLRIGRGNKDSVFVLTKS
- a CDS encoding DUF3134 domain-containing protein, whose translation is MYNPSLREESRYKIADVIPLQQETSILDWLESNGRLIAREEKESEYAIDEEEIAALMSVEDNTYDDDDDDNELVEED
- a CDS encoding glycosyltransferase family 39 protein → MKNYQKHHGWLTIAGLWLLGALGDRLWFALDHSIPSWDQADYLTGALNYWQALQSPQWFSGEWWRSLWLLSSKMPPGTYIVTAFFHNLFGIEADRATLVYLFFSAILLPSVYGLGRVLFNPKIGVWAAALCLMFPGLYHARLDFILDFPLTTLVTFSFYSLTLWKVTESLEFAPVPSENLPQHDVSFFLKSPTCQSWFWAIVLGLSVGLSLMIKQTALFFLITPIVWVIVSTIRGRRWVRFLQLMMAAFLTGLVMYPWYGTNWLLVFTGSQRAAIQAAVAEGDPAIYTLPAWTFYGEQLPNHVSWPFLLVPVAGFLFYGWRSRGDRPFTPLTAELQNPVWRNHFNSPFKWLAIFWVGSYVLFSLILNKDFRYVLPYLPVVSLVLAYGLMLFPRNWGKWVRWGTCTAALVLILADVWPVYEWHPDIVASHHAYRGPDWPHQEAIAEIMETTPYLRSTLGVLPSTPMINQHNLNYYGNLQQFQVYGRQVGTRRSHVVQDARSLDWFLTKTGNQGSVPTEAQGAIVELVETGGEFDLQASWPLPDESTLNLYHHRLPMVTVEAVEASATEGMITLDRVTVPAQSPPGVSVPVTYEWTGDWDSLRDGVVILTWQLQNSAASPSLRESWLHDHGIGKGELQAVTAPLQAKVIERMAMLPPADVTAGTYTLAATYLNRKTGETQAIDVPGVAIAINPAAAATPAPELDWSTQLRSLSAALPQGPEALGFIFDDMGRVNQYDPIQDYLIQAEKSLEYRLEQEPNNVELAYNLAFSQVLQQDVDGAIAAFERVVQLDSENPYAHAYLGFVNLYGWHPRQGDPAIKRALELGPNGVEVQLLYGISALMQGNIFATWSRLRGFVPPFLQFGVLLMGWMILFLLGVIFVGIGVKYRKVFKKGFQ
- a CDS encoding HAD family hydrolase; protein product: MSELRALIFDVDGTLAETERDAHRPAFNRAFKEAGLDWEWSVEFYGELLEIGGGKERIQHYVEQYQSDFPIPNQDLDQFVFDVHEIKNKYFGQLVVDRIPLRPGVMRLMQEAQREGVRLAIATTSDPHNVEALLKSAISPDGPSWFEVIAAGDMVPVKKPEPDVYQYALQALNLQPEDCLAIEDSNQGLLAAQSAGVKTVITVNNYTRKQDFSGAELVIDSLGEPDEPFTVLSGDAGEASYFDLALARQLHQRG
- the mraY gene encoding phospho-N-acetylmuramoyl-pentapeptide-transferase yields the protein MGSVQSLNLSGTRLFWLLTVAVTGASLILDGLSGRIANLGETLTLPLFACTLATVAVGYWVVPALQRLKTGQVIREDGPQSHLKKAGTPTMGGVFFIPVATLVALIWSGFAPEATAAVALTLSYGFIGWLDDWQILRRKSNKGISPKMKLALQFGFGALFCLGLALTQPPTITNITLPFGIVLPLGFFFWVLAEFVLVAESNATNLTDGVDGLMGGTGAVAFLGLGALVASTHPSLAIFCACISGSCLGFLAYNRNPARVFMGDTGSLALGGALAAVALTSDSLWALFIISGLFFVESLSVIAQVLYYKATKGPDGIGKRLFKMAPIHHHLELSGWSELQIVAAFYVICGVLAILGLTLG
- a CDS encoding glycosyltransferase, whose translation is MNTQSISQPMPPSFLPQVSVVVPVYNGEKDLPELIDCLRSQTYPPQKVEYILVDNNSSDRTPTLLQEAVQNTPEITLRPLSEPQIQSSYAARNTGIRAATGEFIAFTDADCRPEPNWLFSLIQPFINPQIGIVVGEIAAFPGNNILEQYAEREETLSQKHTLAHPFCPYGQTANLGIRRSIFSEIGLFRSYLTTGGDADICWRILRETEWRLEFAPTAIVKHRHRTTLKELQSQWRRYGKSNRYLHQLHGIDLTRELDQREYLYRLSRWVLKELPLNTLKAVTKKATLADILSTPIGLICIQARSQGQREANLSETARKIDSL